Proteins encoded in a region of the Tripterygium wilfordii isolate XIE 37 chromosome 21, ASM1340144v1, whole genome shotgun sequence genome:
- the LOC119989354 gene encoding rust resistance kinase Lr10-like: MGISYQMLLYFFWLILAVTTTGQDECSEIKCGRGGPAVRFPFKIKGKHPSHCGYPGFDLSCNENQQPVLELPGSVKFIVQKINYESKVIDVSDPDNCPQRSIRNLDISASPFNYYTLSVYNVTFFYCSGSSSPTGYDRVTCLESTPGDPVYSVPSDSYIYDSSDTILNCEKMYDIFSVPREIVYDRSDVLQLNWTRPDCWTCEFEDKKCRLNTTSTKNEIECYGKLREKTDVGKILLIAGSVLGTIVIVILFLAFYSTYRAKRIQEENQARVEMFLEDYKAFKPARYTYNDIKTITDDFKDKLGQGGYGTVYKGKLSNEVTVAVKILVNSKGDGVEFINEVGTMGRIHHVNVVRLVGYCADGYRRALVYEFLPNDSLEKFIFSENGNKDQSLSWEKLHGIALGIGKGIEYLHQGCEQRIVHFDIKPHNILLDQNFNPKICDFGLAKLCSKDQSVVSMTAARGTMGYIAPEVFSRNFGNASHKSDVYSFGMLLLEMVGGRKNVDATVEKTSQVFFPEWVYTKLSQGEEPVIRIDEDVDPTTAKKLMIVGLWCIQWNPADRPSMRVVVQMLEGEDENLTLPPNPFAANKGARMNVGMPGMPFHEHHLTVISEAEESI; the protein is encoded by the exons AAAATCAGCAGCCTGTGTTGGAGTTGCCAGGTTCAGTCAAATTCATAGTCCAGAAAATAAATTACGAGTCCAAGGTGATAGATGTCTCTGACCCCGATAATTGCCCACAAAGGAGCATTAGAAACCTCGACATATCAGCCTCCCCTTTCAATTATTATACTTTATCAGTGTATAACGTCACTTTTTTCTACTGTTCTGGTAGTTCAAGTCCAACAGGATATGATAGGGTGACTTGCCTTGAGAGCACCCCAGGAGACCCGGTTTATTCTGTTCCTTCAGACAGCTATATATATGATTCCAGCGATACCATTTTGAATTGCGAGAAAATGTACGACATTTTCTCAGTTCCCAGGGAGATTGTTTATGACAGAAGTGATGTTCTTCAATTGAATTGGACAAGACCAGACTGCTGGACCTGTGAATTTGAAGACAAGAAATGTAGATTGAACACTACCAGTacaaaaaatgagattgagtgtTATGGAAAGCTAAGAGAAAAGACGG ATGTAGGGAAGATACTGTTAATTGCAGGTTCCGTCCTCGGTACCATCGTAATTGTGATTCTGTTCTTAGCATTTTACAGTACGTACAGAGCAAAAAGGATACAGGAAGAGAATCAAGCGAGGGTTGAGATGTTTTTGGAGGATTACAAGGCTTTTAAGCCTGCAAGATATACTTACAATGACATCAAGACGATTACAGATGACTTCAAAGATAAACTGGGTCAAGGAGGTTACGGAACTGTGTACAAAGGAAAGCTGTCTAATGAAGTTACAGTTGCAGTTAAGATTCTTGTCAATTCCAAAGGAGATGGAGTAGAATTCATCAACGAAGTGGGTACAATGGGTCGAATTCACCATGTTAATGTGGTTCGCTTGGTTGGTTATTGTGCTGACGGATACAGAAGAGCTCTAGTCTATGAGTTCTTGCCAAATGATTCACTAGAGAAGTTCATATTTTCAGAAAATGGCAACAAAGATCAATCCCTCAGTTGGGAGAAGCTTCATGGTATCGCTTTAGGCATAGGCAAAGGAATTGAATATCTTCACCAAGGCTGCGAACAGAGGATTGTTCATTTCGACATCAAGCCTCACAATATATTGCTAGACCAAAATTTCAATCCAAAGATCTGCGATTTTGGTCTGGCGAAATTGTGTTCCAAGGATCAAAGTGTTGTTTCAATGACTGCAGCAAGGGGCACCATGGGCTACATTGCACCAGAAGTATTTTCAAGGAACTTTGGCAATGCCTCACACAAGTCAGATGTTTATAGTTTCGGAATGTTGCTGCTTGAAATGGTCGGGGGAAGGAAAAACGTCGATGCCACAGTTGAGAAAACCAGTCAAGTATTCTTTCCAGAGTGGGTGTATACTAAACTAAGTCAAGGAGAAGAGCCAGTGATTCGAATTGATGAAGACGTTGATCCTACTACTGCTAAGAAGTTGATGATTGTTGGGCTCTGGTGCATTCAGTGGAATCCAGCAGACCGCCCTTCCATGAGAGTTGTGGTTCAAATGTTAGAAGGGGAAGATGAGAATTTAACTTTGCCTCCTAATCCCTTTGCTGCCAACAAGGGAGCAAGAATGAATGTAGGTATGCCAGGAATGCCATTCCATGAACATCACTTAACAGTCATCTCAGAAGCAGAAGAAAGTATATAA
- the LOC119989353 gene encoding serine/threonine-protein kinase haspin homolog, whose protein sequence is MDNKAGTSGDDLWAEIVGPNHHERNRQPRQQEQSEVGGVYRRRKPQKPSQKDLDLKRVDSITINRVSFAAAGKRVSWNRSLSTRGRTSIAVGACVVNQPQKKQARRKAKPALPRGKVVPPPNFEKESAYFKEVDAFELLEESPSPKKFGTWVGSENQTDDVAISYLSSRLEKWLMSKKLNNNCGPSSTLSKILGVPPMRLESVDDDDLDSLNLKTPEKSSSHSKSINSSLLEKCVLRMDINLEKRNKVLVNEHVNCCEDIETAVKKLSLASASVPFAHDHPFSALLAVCGQSAPSKLLEVFSKYCDPNSIVKVGEGTFGEAFRAGNCVCKIVPINGELRVNGEVQKRSEELLEEVVLSRTLNCLRGIDDGAHNACTTFIETLDLQVCQGSYDPALIKAWEDWDENNGSENDHPKDFPEKQCYVVFILQHGGKDLESFVLLNFDEARSLLVQVTAALAVAEAAYDFEHRDLHWGNVLLTRNDTVTLKFTLEGKQIFVKTYGLVISIIDFTLSRINTGEDILFLDLSTDPDLFKGPKGDKQSETYRKMKEVTNDFWEGSFPKTNVLWLIYLVDMLLMKKTFARSCKDERELRSLRKNLNKFHSAREAIFDPFFTNLFVDNTDVNNE, encoded by the exons ATGGATAACAAAGCAG GTACAAGTGGCGATGATCTATGGGCTGAAATCGTAGGCCCTAACCACCACGAACGGAATCGTCAACCACGACAACAGGAGCAATCTGAAGTTGGGGGGGTTTATCGGAGGAGAAAACCCCAAAAACCCTCTCAAAAAGATTTGGACTT AAAACGGGTTGACTCGATTACTATAAATCGGGTGAGTTTTGCTGCTGCAGGCAAGAGGGTCAGTTGGAATCGTTCTCTTTCCACCAG AGGGAGGACAAGTATTGCTGTTGGTGCCTGTGTGGTCAATCAGCCCCAAAAGAAGCAGGCTAGAAGAAAAGCAAAGCCAGCCCTTCCCAGA GGAAAAGTTGTCCCGCCTCCCAATTTTGAGAAAGAAAGCGCATATTTCAAGGAAGTTGATGCCTTCGAGTTATTGGAGGAGAGCCCTTCACCCAAGAAATTTGGAACGTGGGTGGGCTCAGAAAATCAAACTGATGATGTCGCTATATCATATTTATCGTCAAGATTAGAGAAATGGTTAATGTCCAAGAAGTTAAACAACAATTGTGGGCCTTCTAGCACACTGTCAAAGATATTAGGAGTACCGCCCATGCGTCTGGAatctgttgatgatgatgatttggatTCTTTAAATTTGAAAACCCCCGAAAAGTCTTCTTCCCATTCCAAAAGTATCAATTCCAGTTTGTTAGAGAAATGTGTTCTCAGAATGGACATTAATTTagagaaaagaaacaaagtgTTGGTCAATGAACATGTTAATTGTTGTGAAGATATCGAAACTGCAGTTAAGAAGCTCTCTttagcatctgcatcagttccATTTGCTCATGATCATCCATTTTCTGCACTTTTGGCAGTTTGTGGGCAGTCAGCTCCTTCAAAACTGCTGGAAGTATTTTCCAAATACTG TGATCCAAATAGTATTGTCAAAGTTGGTGAAGGAACTTTTGGAGAAGCCTTTCGGGCCGGTAATTGTGTTTGCAAAATAGTTCCAATCAATGGAGAGTTACGAGTGAACGGGGAAGTACAGAAG AGGTCAGAAGAATTGCTTGAGGAGGTTGTACTGTCCCGTACACTTAATTGTTTAAGAGGGATTGATGATGGTGCTCATAATGCATGCACAACATTCATTGAAACATTAGA TTTACAAGTGTGCCAAGGTTCTTATGATCCTGCATTAATAAAAGCATGGGAAGATTGGGACGAAAATAATGGTTCAGAGAATGATCACCCCAAGGATTTCCCAGAGAAGCAG TGCTACGTTGTCTTTATTTTACAACATGGTGGTAAGGATCTCGAGAGCTTTGTACTCTTGAACTTTGACGAAGCTCGTAGTTTACTGGTTCAG GTTACAGCTGCCCTTGCTGTGGCAGAAGCAGCATATGACTTTGAGCATCGTGACCTGCACTG GGGAAATGTACTTCTAACTCGAAATGACACAGTTACATTGAAGTTTACCCTGGAGGGGAAGCAGATCTTTGTCAAAACTTATGGATTGGTGATATCCATAATTGATTTCACCCTTTCAAGAATCAATACTG GTGAAGATATACTCTTTCTAGACTTGTCAACAGATCCTGATCTCTTCAAGGGTCCAAAGGGTGATAAACAA TCAGAAACATATAGAAAGATGAAGGAGGTGACAAATGATTTTTGGGAAGGAAG TTTCCCCAAGACTAATGTATTGTGGTTGATTTACTTGGTGGATATGTTGCTCATGAAGAAAACATTT GCACGGTCTTGCAAAGATGAACGGGAATTGCGCTCCCTGAGGAAGAATTTAAACAAGTTTCATTCAGCAAGAGAAGCAATATTTGATCCTTTCTTCACCAACTTGTTCGTTGACAACACCGACGTGAATAATGAATAG
- the LOC119989570 gene encoding mitochondrial amidoxime-reducing component 1: MERGSSAAKVSSIFIYPIKSCRGISVSQAPLTPTGFRWDRNWLVVNYKGRAYTQRNEPKLALVEVELPNEAFVERWEPGKSSYMVIKAPGMNMLKISLSKPREIADGVSVWEWSGSAFDEGAEASKWFSDYLGKPSRLIRFNAASETRPVDPEFAPGHNVMFADLFPYMLLSQTSLDALNKLLKEPVPINRFRPNILADGCEPFSEDLWTEIKINKSTFQGVRLCSRCKIPTINQETGVAGTEPNETLKKVRSDAVLRPNRKQQGKIYFGQNLVWKDKSTGGKGNVVKVGDPIFVLKKVSSVDEAVA; this comes from the exons ATGGAGAGAGGATCATCAGCTGCCAAAGTTTCATCTATCTTCATCTACCCAATCAAATCATGCCGTGGAATTTCTGTCTCCCAGGCACCTCTTACTCCAACTG GATTTCGTTGGGATCGGAACTGGTTGGTTGTGAACTACAAAGGGAGGGCATATACACAACGAAATGAACCAAAGCTTGCTCTGGTTGAGGTAGAGCTGCCAAATGAAGCTTTTGTGGAGAGATGGGAACCCGgaaaaagctcttatatgg TAATAAAAGCTCCAGGGATGAATATGCTTAAGATTTCACTCAGCAAACCGCGTGAAATAGCAGATGGAGTCTCAGTGTGGGAGTGGTCTGGCTCTGCATTCGATGAAGGAgctgaagcatcaaaatggttTTCTGATTATCTTGGGAAGCCCAGTCGGCTAATTCGTTTTAATGCAG CATCGGAAACTAGGCCTGTTGATCCTGAATTTGCTCCTGGACACAATGTTATGTTTGCGGACCTCTTTCCATACATGCTATTGTCTCAG ACGTCACTGGATGCACTGAATAAGCTTCTCAAGGAGCCTGTTCCAATCAACCGGTTTAGGCCAAA CATACTTGCTGATGGTTGTGAGCCATTTTCTGAGGACTTATGGACGGAAATCAAGATAAATAAGTCCACCTTTCAAGGTGTCAGGCTATGTTCTCGCTGTAAG ATTCCTACCATTAATCAAGAGACAGGGGTTGCGGGTACTGAGCCAAATGAAACTCTGAAGAAAGTACGGTCAGATGCAGTCTTGCGTCCAAATCGTAAACAACAGGGAAAG ATCTACTTTGGGCAGAACTTAGTTTGGAAGGACAAAAGTACTGGAGGGAAGGGGAATGTTGTCAAAGTGGGAGATCCAATTTTTGTCCTCAAGAAGGTCTCTTCTGTTGATGAAGCCGTAGCTTGA
- the LOC119988181 gene encoding pentatricopeptide repeat-containing protein At3g57430, chloroplastic: MSSTHSLSPLPSLPLSSLHNHQQPTTTTLHRHPPLSTTTSSPKPISLSVSPASWVDSLRSQTQSNRFHEAISTYVEMTLLGIQPDYVAFPALLKAVAGLQDLNLGKQIHGQIVKCGCGLSSVSVANSLVNMYCKCGHIGDVQSVFDRIAERDQVTWNSMISAFCRFGEWEVAIEAFRIMLEENVQPSSFTLVSLVLACSNLSKSEGLQLGKQVHAYSFRTCDWSTYTNNALMAMYAKLGRVDYAKGLFSCFESRDLVSWNTMISLLSQNERFSEALIFFARMVVYKVKPDCFTFAGILPACSHLELINTGKEIHAYALRNGDLIENSFVGSALVDMYCNCWEVDSGRRVFDSILERKVAIWNAMISGYAQNENDEEALKLFIEMEAVAGIGPNATTMASVLPAFVRSDAFHDKECIHGYAIKRGLEKDKYVQNALVDMYARLGRLDTSKTIFDGMEGRDIVSWNTLITGYVMCRRHADALILLHEMQRLDKINEDEDFYKNEKQGPLKPNAVTLMTVLPGCAALAALAKGKEIHAYAIKNRLATDIAVGSALVDMYAKCGCLNLSRRVFDQMPIKNVITWNSIIMAYGMHGKGEEALEQFRNLVTERAMGGEVKPNEITFISVFAACSHSGLVDEGLKLFYGMKDDYGIKPGPDHYACVVDLLGRAGKVEEAYQLINTMPSDFDKVDAWSSLLGACRIHQNVEIGETAAMNLLRLEPNLASHYVLLSNIYSSAGLWDKAGDVRRKMKELGVRKEPGCSWIEYGDEVHKFLVGDVSHPESEKLHGFLETLSERMKKDGYVPDTSCVLHNLDEEEKETILCGHSEKLAIAFGILNTPPGTTIRVAKNLRVCNDCHTATKFISKIVNREIIVRDVRRFHHFRNGNCSCRDYW; this comes from the coding sequence ATGTCTTCAACTCACTcactttctcctcttccttcaCTCCCTCTCTCTTCCCTCCATAACCACCAACAACCGACCACAACTACCCTCCACAGACACCCTCCTCTTTCCACCACCACTTCATCTCCAAAACCCATTTCCCTCTCTGTCTCTCCGGCTTCATGGGTTGACTCCCTCCGCTCCCAAACCCAATCCAATCGGTTCCATGAAGCCATTTCCACCTATGTAGAGATGACCCTTTTGGGTATCCAACCCGACTACGTAGCATTCCCAGCGCTCCTTAAGGCGGTAGCGGGTCTTCAGGACTTGAATTTAGGGAAGCAGATTCATGGGCAAATTGTTAAATGTGGGTGTGGATTATCTTCGGTGTCGGTGGCCAATTCCCTCGTTAATATGTATTGTAAGTGTGGACATATAGGTGATGTACAGAGCGTGTTTGATAGAATTGCTGAAAGAGATCAGGTTACCTGGAACTCAATGATTTCTGCCTTTTGTCGGTTTGGGGAATGGGAAGTGGCCATAGAGGCTTTTCGGATAATGTTAGAGGAAAATGTGCAGCCTAGTTCATTTACTCTGGTGAGTCTCGTGCTTGCTTGTTCAAATTTGAGCAAGAGTGAGGGGTTACAGCTGGGAAAGCAAGTGCATGCGTATAGTTTTAGAACATGTGATTGGAGCACATATACGAATAATGCTTTGATGGCTATGTATGCTAAACTAGGCAGAGTAGATTATGCAAAAGGTTTGTTTAGTTGCTTTGAGAGCCGTGATTTGGTTTCGTGGAACACGATGATAAGCTTATTGTCCCAAAATGAACGGTTTTCAGAAGCATTGATATTCTTTGCGCGAATGGTTGTTTATAAGGTTAAACCTGACTGTTTTACATTTGCCGGCATTCTTCCTGCCTGCTCTCATTTGGAATTGATTAATACTGGAAAGGAAATTCATGCCTACGCTTTGAGAAATGGTGACCTGATCGAGAATTCATTTGTTGGTAGTGCTTTAGTTGATATGTATTGCAATTGCTGGGAGGTTGACAGTGGGCGACGAGTTTTTGATAGTATCTTGGAGAGAAAGGTTGCAATCTGGAATGCTATGATTTCTGGTTATgcacaaaatgaaaatgatgaagaGGCTTTGAAGCTTTTCATCGAAATGGAAGCAGTGGCTGGGATCGGTCCAAATGCTACGACAATGGCTAGTGTTTTGCCTGCCTTTGTACGTTCAGATGCATTTCATGACAAAGAATGTATACATGGGTATGCCATAAAAAGGGGTTTAGAGAAGGACAAGTATGTGCAAAATGCATTGGTGGACATGTATGCAAGGTTAGGGAGGTTGGATACTTCAAAAACTATATTTGACGGCATGGAGGGAAGGGATATAGTGTCTTGGAACACTTTGATCACTGGGTATGTTATGTGTCGGCGCCATGCTGATGCACTTATTCTGCTACATGAAATGCAAAGATTAGACAAAATTAACGAAGATGAGGATTTTTACAAGAACGAGAAACAAGGTCCTCTTAAACCTAATGCAGTAACCTTAATGACAGTCCTTCCTGGTTGTGCCGCTTTGGCGGCACTagcaaaaggaaaagaaatccATGCTTATGCCATCAAAAATAGGTTGGCGACAGATATTGCGGTGGGAAGTGCATTAGTGGACATGTATGCAAAGTGTGGCTGCTTGAACTTATCAAGAAGGGTGTTCGATCAGATGCCCATAAAAAATGTAATCACTTGGAATAGTATCATCATGGCTTACGGAATGCATGGAAAAGGGGAGGAAGCTTTAGAACAGTTCAGAAATTTGGTGACAGAAAGAGCCATGGGAGGGGAAGTGAAGCCTAATGAAATTACATTCATCTCAGTCTTTGCAGCATGTAGTCATTCAGGGTTGGTGGATGAAGGACTAAAGTTGTTCTATGGAATGAAAGATGACTACGGTATTAAACCTGGCCCAGATCACTATGCTTGTGTTGTGGACTTACTTGGTCGAGCTGGTAAAGTCGAAGAAGCATATCAACTCATCAATACCATGCCTTCAGATTTTGACAAAGTTGATGCCTGGAGTAGCTTGCTTGGTGCTTGTCGAATCCACCAAAATGTTGAAATCGGGGAAACTGCTGCCATGAATCTTCTTCGATTGGAACCAAATCTGGCCAGTCACTATGTTTTGCTTTCAAATATTTACTCCTCTGCTGGACTGTGGGACAAGGCAGGTGATGTTCGGAGGAAGATGAAAGAACTTGGAGTAAGAAAAGAACCTGGATGCAGTTGGATTGAGTATGGTGATGAGGTTCATAAGTTTTTGGTGGGGGATGTATCTCACCCAGAGAGTGAGAAGCTCCATGGATTTCTTGAAACCTTGTCGGAGAGAATGAAAAAGGACGGATACGTGCCTGATACTTCTTGTGTACTTCACAATCTTGATGAGGAGGAGAAAGAAACTATACTTTGTGGGCACAGTGAGAAACTGGCAATAGCTTTTGGCATCCTCAACACTCCTCCTGGAACCACCATTAGAGTTGCCAAGAATCTTAGAGTATGCAATGATTGCCACACTGCAACTAAATTCATCTCAAAGATTGTGAACAGGGAGATCATTGTAAGAGATGTAAGGAGGTTCCATCATTTCAGGAACGGAAATTGTTCTTGCAGGGACTATTGGTGA
- the LOC119988183 gene encoding protein PLASTID TRANSCRIPTIONALLY ACTIVE 14-like isoform X1 yields the protein MSSLVPLYQLTQCCFNNLQRRWSPAPARYPFSSNSKARENDDNSRVRPIRASVETASFPLLQPPKVEEHSPSQLEPADPDLYKIGYVRSMRAYGVDFKEGPDGFGVYASKDVEPTRRARVIMEIPMELMLTISKKLPWMFFPDIIPVGHPIFDIINSTDPETDWDLRLACLLLYAFDLDDNFWQLYGDFLPSVEECTSLLLATEEDLLELQDPNLASTMRKQQFRALEFWEKNWHDGVPLKIKRLACDPERFIWAVSMAQSRCINMQMRIGALVQDANLLVPYADMLNHSFQPNCFFHWRFKDRMLEVMINAGERIRKGDEMTINYMNTQKNDILMQRYGFSSAVNPWDAIQFSGDARIHLDSFLSVFNISGLPEEYYHNSDLSSDNDTFVDGAVIAAARILPTWSDGDMSLIPSTERKAAKQLQEECQQMLAEFPTNSEQDQNLLADSIPDPRRTYEAAIKYRLHRKLFIEKLVQALDIYQERILF from the exons ATGAGCTCTCTTGTTCCCCTCTATCAGCTAACGCAGTGCTGCTTCAACAATCTCCAG CGCCGGTGGTCACCGGCTCCCGCCCGATACCCATTCAGCAGCAATAGTAAGGCGAGAGAGAACGATGACAATAGCCGAGTCAGACCCATTAGAGCTTCAGTTGAGACAGCCTCATTCCCGCTCTTACAACCTCCAAAAGTTGAAGAGCATTCACCCTCTCAG TTGGAGCCGGCAGACCCTGATTTGTACAAGATAGGGTATGTTCGTAGTATGCGAGCTTATGGGGTTGATTTCAAGGAAGGACCTGATGGGTTTGGAGTTTATGCTTCCAAAGATGTTGAACCTACTCGCCGTGCCAGG GTGATTATGGAAATTCCAATGGAGTTGATGTTAACCATAAGTAAGAAGCTTCCTTGGATGTTTTTCCCGGACATAATACCAGTGGGTCATCCAATATTTGATATCATTAATTCTACCGATCCAGAG ACAGATTGGGACCTCAGGTTAGCATGCCTTCTATTATATGCATTTGATCTCGACGACAACTTTTGGCAGCTATATGGCGACTTCTTACCTAGTGTAGAAGAGTGCACTAGTTTGCTCCTGGCTACAGAG GAGGACCTCTTGGAGCTGCAGGACCCAAATCTTGCATCAACCATGAGAAAACAACAATTCAGAGCGTTAGAATTTTGGGAAAAGAACTGG CATGATGGCGTGCCCCTGAAAATTAAACGCCTTGCTTGTGATCCTGAGAGATTTATATGGGCTGTGAGTATGGCACAATCACGGTGCATTAACATGCAAATGAGGATTGGTGCTCTTGTTCAAGATGCAAATTTATTAGTTCCTTATGCTG ACATGCTAAACCATTCCTTCCAGCCAAATTGTTTCTTTCACTGGCGATTTAAGGACCGTATGCTTGAGGTGATGATAAATGCTGGAGAACGGATTAGAAAAGGAGATGAG ATGACGATCAACTACATGAACACGCAGAAGAATGATATTTTGATGCAAAGATACGGCTTTTCATCAGCTGTG AATCCTTGGGATGCAATCCAGTTCTCTGGTGATGCACGCATACATTTGGATTCCTTCCTCTCAGTCTTCAATATATCTGGGCTTCCTGAAGAATATTATCATAACA GTGATTTGTCCAGTGATAATGATACTTTTGTAGATGGAGCTGTCATAGCAGCAGCAAGAATATTACCCACTTGGTCGGATGGGGATATGTCTCTAATCCCAAGCACAGAAAGGAAAGCTGCTAAGCAGTTACAGGAAGAGTGCCAACAAATGCTTGCAGAATTTCCAACCAATTCTGAGCAAGACCAGAATTTGCTAG CAGATTCTATTCCAGACCCTAGGAGGACATATGAAGCTGCAATCAA GTATAGATTGCATCGGAAGTTGTTCATTGAGAAGCTTGTCCAGGCACTGGACATTTATCAAGAGAGGATATTGTTCTAA
- the LOC119988183 gene encoding protein PLASTID TRANSCRIPTIONALLY ACTIVE 14-like isoform X2 encodes MSSLVPLYQLTQCCFNNLQRRWSPAPARYPFSSNSKARENDDNSRVRPIRASVETASFPLLQPPKVEEHSPSQLEPADPDLYKIGYVRSMRAYGVDFKEGPDGFGVYASKDVEPTRRARVIMEIPMELMLTISKKLPWMFFPDIIPVGHPIFDIINSTDPETDWDLRLACLLLYAFDLDDNFWQLYGDFLPSVEECTSLLLATEEDLLELQDPNLASTMRKQQFRALEFWEKNWHDGVPLKIKRLACDPERFIWAVSMAQSRCINMQMRIGALVQDANLLVPYADMLNHSFQPNCFFHWRFKDRMLEVMINAGERIRKGDEMTINYMNTQKNDILMQRYGFSSAVNPWDAIQFSGDARIHLDSFLSVFNISGLPEEYYHNSDLSSDNDTFVDGAVIAAARILPTWSDGDMSLIPSTERKAAKQLQEECQQMLAEFPTNSEQDQNLLDSIPDPRRTYEAAIKYRLHRKLFIEKLVQALDIYQERILF; translated from the exons ATGAGCTCTCTTGTTCCCCTCTATCAGCTAACGCAGTGCTGCTTCAACAATCTCCAG CGCCGGTGGTCACCGGCTCCCGCCCGATACCCATTCAGCAGCAATAGTAAGGCGAGAGAGAACGATGACAATAGCCGAGTCAGACCCATTAGAGCTTCAGTTGAGACAGCCTCATTCCCGCTCTTACAACCTCCAAAAGTTGAAGAGCATTCACCCTCTCAG TTGGAGCCGGCAGACCCTGATTTGTACAAGATAGGGTATGTTCGTAGTATGCGAGCTTATGGGGTTGATTTCAAGGAAGGACCTGATGGGTTTGGAGTTTATGCTTCCAAAGATGTTGAACCTACTCGCCGTGCCAGG GTGATTATGGAAATTCCAATGGAGTTGATGTTAACCATAAGTAAGAAGCTTCCTTGGATGTTTTTCCCGGACATAATACCAGTGGGTCATCCAATATTTGATATCATTAATTCTACCGATCCAGAG ACAGATTGGGACCTCAGGTTAGCATGCCTTCTATTATATGCATTTGATCTCGACGACAACTTTTGGCAGCTATATGGCGACTTCTTACCTAGTGTAGAAGAGTGCACTAGTTTGCTCCTGGCTACAGAG GAGGACCTCTTGGAGCTGCAGGACCCAAATCTTGCATCAACCATGAGAAAACAACAATTCAGAGCGTTAGAATTTTGGGAAAAGAACTGG CATGATGGCGTGCCCCTGAAAATTAAACGCCTTGCTTGTGATCCTGAGAGATTTATATGGGCTGTGAGTATGGCACAATCACGGTGCATTAACATGCAAATGAGGATTGGTGCTCTTGTTCAAGATGCAAATTTATTAGTTCCTTATGCTG ACATGCTAAACCATTCCTTCCAGCCAAATTGTTTCTTTCACTGGCGATTTAAGGACCGTATGCTTGAGGTGATGATAAATGCTGGAGAACGGATTAGAAAAGGAGATGAG ATGACGATCAACTACATGAACACGCAGAAGAATGATATTTTGATGCAAAGATACGGCTTTTCATCAGCTGTG AATCCTTGGGATGCAATCCAGTTCTCTGGTGATGCACGCATACATTTGGATTCCTTCCTCTCAGTCTTCAATATATCTGGGCTTCCTGAAGAATATTATCATAACA GTGATTTGTCCAGTGATAATGATACTTTTGTAGATGGAGCTGTCATAGCAGCAGCAAGAATATTACCCACTTGGTCGGATGGGGATATGTCTCTAATCCCAAGCACAGAAAGGAAAGCTGCTAAGCAGTTACAGGAAGAGTGCCAACAAATGCTTGCAGAATTTCCAACCAATTCTGAGCAAGACCAGAATTTGCTAG ATTCTATTCCAGACCCTAGGAGGACATATGAAGCTGCAATCAA GTATAGATTGCATCGGAAGTTGTTCATTGAGAAGCTTGTCCAGGCACTGGACATTTATCAAGAGAGGATATTGTTCTAA